One Nitrososphaerales archaeon DNA window includes the following coding sequences:
- the fni gene encoding type 2 isopentenyl-diphosphate Delta-isomerase has protein sequence MTEQSDIDIIKQRKLDGLKIPLNNEVQAKTTSTYLEYVKLVHNALPELDFDEICTSTTFLGYKFNAPLIIDSMTGGTPEAAKINERLAVTAEELGIGMGLGSQRAGLKSKELAETYSIAREHAPKAFLIANIGGAQLAKGLGIDEAKQIVDMIKANALVVHLNPLQELIQPEGEPKFKGVYEKIAELVKSLSIPVIVKEVGAGISKEVASKLQIIGVKGINVAGSGGTSWAGVEKLRAESMGNDLKTHLGEMFWDWGIPTAISLIEVRRAVKLPLIASGGLRNGVDVAKCLAIGADMCAMALPFLKQASISKEAAIQFSGLLLNELKSVMYLVGARDIKSLKVSRYVMIGPLAEWFR, from the coding sequence GTGACTGAGCAATCAGACATAGATATAATTAAGCAGAGAAAGTTAGATGGATTAAAGATACCATTAAACAATGAAGTGCAGGCCAAGACAACATCGACATACCTTGAATACGTGAAACTCGTACATAATGCATTGCCCGAGCTTGATTTTGATGAAATATGCACTTCAACCACTTTCCTAGGTTATAAATTTAATGCACCCCTCATCATAGATTCCATGACCGGCGGTACGCCAGAAGCCGCAAAAATTAATGAGAGGCTGGCTGTTACAGCGGAGGAGCTCGGGATTGGAATGGGTCTCGGAAGCCAGCGAGCAGGCTTGAAAAGTAAGGAATTAGCAGAAACCTATTCAATTGCTAGGGAACATGCTCCAAAGGCGTTTTTGATCGCAAATATTGGAGGAGCACAGCTCGCCAAGGGACTAGGTATTGATGAAGCCAAGCAGATAGTGGACATGATAAAGGCCAATGCTTTGGTGGTTCACCTTAACCCATTGCAGGAACTTATACAGCCTGAAGGCGAACCCAAGTTCAAAGGAGTGTACGAAAAGATCGCAGAGCTGGTGAAGAGCTTGAGCATTCCAGTTATTGTGAAGGAAGTTGGCGCTGGTATATCGAAAGAGGTTGCATCTAAGTTGCAGATCATCGGTGTAAAGGGTATTAATGTTGCCGGTTCTGGTGGCACCAGCTGGGCAGGAGTAGAAAAGCTCAGAGCCGAGTCAATGGGTAACGACCTCAAAACACATCTTGGAGAAATGTTCTGGGATTGGGGAATACCTACTGCTATTAGCTTGATAGAAGTTAGAAGAGCAGTGAAGCTCCCGTTGATAGCTTCAGGAGGCCTTAGAAACGGAGTTGATGTTGCAAAGTGTCTTGCTATAGGTGCTGATATGTGTGCAATGGCACTTCCGTTTCTTAAACAAGCATCCATATCGAAAGAGGCAGCTATACAATTTTCTGGTCTGCTGTTAAATGAATTAAAGAGCGTTATGTATCTGGTTGGTGCAAGAGATATAAAATCGCTCAAAGTGTCGAGGTATGTCATGATAGGACCATTGGCAGAGTGGTTTAGATGA
- a CDS encoding polyprenyl synthetase family protein yields MSLKQQLESTASRVNDFILSMLEGKPKDLYLASSHYIKSGGKRLRPFMVIKSCEMLGGRVEHALPVAAAVEMVHNFTLVHDDIMDNDEMRHNVPTVHRYYSLPLAILAGDVLLAKAFQAISLHGRKAGLPDQIIPALISRLSQSCIDVSEGQAMDIDMASKKEFFSESQYISMISKKTGALFEVSCALGAICALTNETDVENLSQFGKNIGVAFQIVDDLIGVVGDPKVTKKPVGNDIREGKKNLPILLGIRKAKGNDKDKILKVFGVKSSSNTELKTAVDVLVNMGVDTEVRKMARFYASKALEGLKSYAESKPKRSLQSLADFVVERTL; encoded by the coding sequence ATGAGTTTGAAGCAGCAACTGGAATCAACAGCATCTAGGGTGAATGACTTTATTCTTTCAATGCTTGAAGGCAAACCCAAGGATCTATACCTAGCATCATCTCATTACATAAAGAGCGGCGGGAAAAGACTTAGACCCTTTATGGTAATCAAGAGTTGTGAGATGCTTGGCGGACGGGTTGAGCATGCGTTACCTGTAGCAGCAGCTGTGGAGATGGTGCATAATTTTACACTTGTTCATGACGATATCATGGACAACGATGAGATGCGCCACAATGTTCCCACAGTGCATAGATATTACAGTTTACCGTTGGCCATACTTGCCGGAGATGTCTTGCTTGCTAAAGCTTTTCAGGCAATATCTTTGCATGGGAGAAAGGCAGGCTTACCTGACCAGATAATCCCAGCACTTATTTCAAGATTATCCCAAAGCTGTATCGATGTAAGCGAGGGGCAGGCAATGGATATCGATATGGCATCAAAAAAAGAATTTTTTTCTGAATCGCAGTATATCAGTATGATAAGCAAGAAGACAGGAGCATTGTTTGAAGTTTCATGTGCACTAGGTGCTATATGTGCCCTAACAAATGAAACCGATGTAGAAAATCTGTCGCAGTTTGGTAAAAACATTGGCGTTGCCTTCCAGATAGTGGATGATCTGATAGGGGTTGTTGGCGACCCTAAGGTAACAAAAAAACCTGTAGGAAACGATATCAGGGAGGGTAAAAAGAACCTGCCTATACTGCTGGGGATAAGGAAAGCTAAAGGCAATGACAAAGACAAGATACTGAAGGTATTTGGTGTCAAAAGCTCAAGCAACACTGAACTAAAAACTGCAGTGGATGTTCTTGTCAATATGGGGGTGGATACAGAAGTTAGGAAGATGGCTAGGTTTTATGCCTCAAAGGCTCTTGAAGGTCTGAAATCCTATGCTGAATCCAAACCTAAACGCTCGTTGCAATCTCTAGCAGATTTTGTAGTCGAGAGGACATTATAG
- a CDS encoding isopentenyl phosphate kinase — translation MRLALLKLGGSVVTFKDRPLSINKNAIDRLSKNIRRIKRPLIIVHGGGSFGHYYSVKYDLHTRPARYDIHGVSVVKSSMVELNSHIVNIMVKNKLNPYTVPPSSLVHGNGIIKSKINELFHLVSSKLIPITYGDVLHYAGRSYYILSGDALMTMLTRALKPEIVLFALNVDGVYRDMKSMELVHEISAMKEAKLDEVPIDVTGGINRKIREAFKIARTGIDVVVVNGLKPERIVDALNHGKVEGTIIRGVHK, via the coding sequence ATGAGATTAGCCCTTCTTAAACTTGGGGGCTCTGTTGTTACATTCAAAGATAGACCCCTCTCTATAAATAAAAATGCGATAGATAGATTAAGTAAAAACATCCGAAGGATCAAGCGGCCTTTAATAATTGTACATGGCGGTGGTTCCTTTGGACATTACTATTCTGTGAAGTATGATCTGCATACAAGACCAGCGAGGTATGATATACACGGCGTTTCCGTTGTAAAGAGTTCCATGGTAGAACTCAACAGTCACATAGTGAATATAATGGTAAAGAATAAGCTAAACCCTTACACCGTTCCTCCTTCGTCGTTGGTTCATGGTAACGGAATCATCAAAAGCAAAATCAACGAACTCTTCCATTTAGTATCTAGCAAACTAATACCAATAACCTATGGTGATGTTTTGCACTATGCTGGCCGATCATATTACATTTTATCTGGTGACGCGCTTATGACAATGCTGACCAGAGCATTGAAGCCTGAAATTGTTTTATTCGCACTTAACGTAGATGGTGTTTACAGAGATATGAAGAGTATGGAACTCGTACATGAGATCAGTGCTATGAAGGAGGCAAAACTTGATGAGGTACCTATAGATGTTACTGGAGGAATAAACAGGAAGATCAGGGAAGCATTTAAGATAGCAAGAACTGGAATAGATGTGGTCGTGGTAAATGGATTGAAACCGGAGAGGATCGTTGATGCTTTGAATCATGGAAAGGTCGAAGGTACGATTATACGAGGTGTACATAAGTGA